In the genome of Fulvivirga maritima, one region contains:
- a CDS encoding DUF4184 family protein, giving the protein MPFTFSHPAVVLPFGLLSKRWFSLTGLIIGSMVPDFEYFIRMRVNSIYSHTINGIFWFDLPLALLLAFIFHGVIRNELFDHLPFYFQLRFSKWKSFHWNGYFRSHFFVVTISIVLGTLSHLFWDAFTHEHGYFVKAIPGLAYHISLFGYTIPYFKCLQHISTLVGLIFIVITVSRLPKNEVTLIKPKLKFWLLFIGIAALVLIVRFWCGLEISQYGHVIVSMISASLISLIVTCLLFSRLHEN; this is encoded by the coding sequence ATGCCTTTTACTTTCTCGCATCCTGCCGTGGTTCTGCCTTTTGGCCTTTTATCAAAGCGCTGGTTTTCTCTTACCGGGCTGATAATTGGCAGTATGGTGCCTGATTTTGAGTATTTTATAAGAATGAGGGTGAATAGTATTTACAGTCATACTATTAATGGCATATTCTGGTTTGATTTACCATTAGCACTTTTATTGGCCTTCATTTTTCATGGAGTCATACGTAATGAGCTTTTTGATCATCTCCCGTTTTATTTTCAGTTAAGGTTTTCGAAATGGAAATCTTTTCATTGGAATGGATATTTCAGAAGTCATTTTTTTGTTGTGACTATTTCGATTGTGTTAGGAACCTTATCTCATTTGTTTTGGGATGCTTTTACGCATGAACATGGGTATTTTGTTAAAGCTATTCCTGGTTTGGCTTATCATATTTCCCTGTTCGGATACACCATTCCTTACTTTAAGTGTTTACAACATATTAGTACACTGGTAGGCTTAATTTTTATTGTGATTACAGTAAGTAGACTTCCGAAAAACGAAGTGACATTAATAAAACCGAAACTGAAATTTTGGTTGCTTTTTATAGGAATAGCTGCCTTAGTACTCATTGTTAGGTTTTGGTGTGGTTTGGAAATATCACAATATGGTCATGTAATAGTGTCTATGATTTCAGCCTCATTAATTAGCTTAATAGTTACCTGTCTCTTGTTTAGTAGGCTTCATGAAAATTAG
- a CDS encoding nucleotidyltransferase domain-containing protein, translating into MKKVIQKQLEQIEESDALKILFACETGSRAWGFPSPDSDYDVRCIYVKSMDWHLSLTNKKDSFEKFINQELDITGWEVGKVLKLMWKSNVSVLERLQSPVIYKLQDIDLLSELWRLAQSCFSPVSTMYHYHNMASRYIDACFQSDEEVKLKSYFYAIRATICANWVREMNAIPPIEMNKMFEILSPELKHKIEELIDLKSGKSEGYFHPKDALIDEFLLLSTRKNEEVAPTLPGAVNRNMEELEDFYRKIVRSNDCS; encoded by the coding sequence ATGAAAAAGGTAATACAAAAGCAGTTGGAGCAAATAGAAGAGAGTGATGCACTTAAAATACTATTTGCATGTGAAACGGGCTCCAGAGCCTGGGGTTTTCCTTCTCCTGATAGCGATTATGATGTGCGATGCATATATGTAAAAAGTATGGATTGGCACTTATCACTCACCAATAAGAAGGATTCATTTGAGAAATTTATTAATCAGGAACTTGATATTACTGGCTGGGAAGTAGGTAAGGTGTTGAAGTTAATGTGGAAATCTAATGTTTCGGTGCTGGAGCGCTTGCAATCGCCTGTTATATATAAGCTGCAAGATATTGATTTGCTAAGTGAACTATGGCGATTGGCTCAAAGTTGTTTTTCGCCAGTGTCTACTATGTATCATTACCATAATATGGCTTCTCGCTATATAGATGCTTGTTTTCAGTCTGATGAAGAAGTGAAGCTGAAAAGTTATTTTTATGCTATCAGAGCAACAATATGTGCCAACTGGGTAAGAGAAATGAATGCCATACCTCCAATAGAGATGAATAAGATGTTTGAGATTCTTTCACCTGAATTGAAGCATAAAATAGAAGAGCTTATTGATTTAAAATCAGGTAAAAGTGAAGGGTATTTTCATCCTAAAGATGCCTTAATAGATGAATTTCTACTTCTGTCAACACGTAAAAATGAAGAAGTAGCCCCTACATTACCCGGAGCGGTAAACAGAAATATGGAAGAGTTAGAAGATTTTTATCGAAAAATAGTGAGGAGTAATGACTGTAGCTGA
- a CDS encoding nucleotidyltransferase domain-containing protein: MTVAELKEKGIIIYECLSGSHAYGLATEHSDEDIKGVFILPEEEYFGLDYIDQVSNDTNDIVYYELKRFVELLTKSNPGALEMLYSPEDTILYMHPVFEQLRGLQLLSKKCEDTFGGYAITQVRKAKGLKKKIVNPVEKERKGVLDFCFVAEGQGAVPVQDYLTAHGIDASSCGLAKIPHMHDVYGLYYGASGFKGIVQSNDSNDVTLSSVPKGMQPLAYMSFNKSGYSTYCKEYKEYWEWVEKRNDQRYQNTLEHGKNYDAKNMMHTFRLLRMCREIAESGQLKVRRNDRDFLLSIKQGDFDYDELLTQAKGIVETLSECYNDSDLPEAPDRKMLNEVLVRCRRMFYELV, encoded by the coding sequence ATGACTGTAGCTGAGTTAAAAGAAAAGGGAATAATAATATATGAATGCCTCAGTGGTAGCCATGCTTATGGTTTGGCTACTGAGCATTCTGATGAAGATATCAAAGGCGTATTTATATTGCCTGAGGAGGAGTATTTTGGCCTTGATTATATTGATCAGGTCAGTAATGATACCAATGATATTGTTTACTATGAGCTCAAGCGGTTTGTAGAGTTGCTTACTAAGAGTAATCCCGGTGCTTTAGAAATGTTATATAGCCCGGAAGACACTATTTTGTACATGCATCCTGTTTTTGAGCAATTAAGGGGTTTGCAACTGTTGTCTAAAAAGTGTGAAGATACTTTTGGTGGATATGCCATTACTCAGGTACGCAAGGCTAAAGGACTCAAGAAGAAAATTGTTAATCCGGTAGAGAAAGAGAGAAAAGGAGTGCTTGATTTTTGCTTTGTTGCTGAAGGACAGGGAGCTGTGCCAGTACAAGATTACCTAACGGCTCATGGTATTGATGCAAGTAGTTGTGGCCTGGCAAAAATACCTCATATGCATGATGTTTATGGTTTATACTATGGAGCTTCTGGCTTTAAGGGTATCGTACAGAGCAATGATTCTAATGATGTCACGCTGAGCAGTGTGCCTAAAGGAATGCAACCGCTGGCTTACATGTCATTTAATAAGTCGGGTTATTCTACTTACTGCAAAGAGTATAAAGAATACTGGGAGTGGGTAGAAAAAAGAAATGATCAGCGCTATCAGAACACCTTGGAGCATGGTAAAAATTATGATGCTAAAAACATGATGCATACTTTCAGGCTTTTGCGTATGTGTAGAGAAATAGCAGAATCTGGCCAGCTAAAAGTGAGGCGTAATGACAGAGACTTTCTTTTAAGTATTAAACAAGGCGATTTTGACTATGATGAGCTACTTACTCAGGCTAAAGGCATTGTAGAAACTTTGTCTGAATGCTATAATGATTCAGATCTGCCTGAAGCGCCTGATCGAAAGATGCTTAATGAAGTTTTGGTGAGATGCAGGCGTATGTTTTATGAGTTAGTGTGA
- a CDS encoding histone deacetylase family protein, with translation MLKIAWKPNYVHPLPEKHRFPMIKYELLPEQLLYEGTVSQDNFFAPGEAADSMILAAHDAEYWRRLKGLELTKSEIRKSGFPLSAGLVEREITIAQGTMDCTQYAFENGIAMNIAGGTHHAFTDRGEGFCLLNDQGIAAYYLLNQNLAKKILIIDLDVHQGNGTAEIFGGEDRVFTFSMHGAKNYPMHKEQSDLDIGLPDHTTDDFYLKTLEVNLKNLIQQVEPDFLFYQSGVDILSTDKLGRLKVSIQGCKERDRMVLQTAKDNQLPMVVSMGGGYSEEIKYIIEAHANTYRLAQEIYF, from the coding sequence ATGTTAAAAATAGCTTGGAAGCCCAATTATGTGCATCCTTTGCCTGAAAAGCATAGGTTTCCCATGATTAAATATGAGCTCTTGCCTGAGCAATTATTATATGAAGGTACAGTAAGTCAGGATAACTTTTTTGCTCCTGGTGAGGCGGCGGATAGTATGATTTTGGCCGCCCATGATGCGGAGTACTGGAGGAGGCTAAAAGGCCTTGAGTTAACTAAAAGTGAAATTAGGAAATCTGGCTTTCCTCTGAGTGCCGGTTTGGTAGAGCGAGAGATTACCATTGCTCAGGGTACTATGGATTGTACTCAATATGCTTTTGAAAATGGCATAGCTATGAATATTGCAGGTGGTACCCATCATGCCTTTACGGATAGAGGAGAAGGTTTCTGTTTGCTTAATGATCAGGGAATAGCGGCCTATTATTTATTAAATCAAAACCTGGCTAAAAAGATATTGATCATAGATCTGGATGTCCATCAGGGCAATGGCACCGCTGAAATATTTGGCGGAGAAGATCGGGTTTTTACTTTTAGCATGCACGGTGCTAAAAATTACCCAATGCATAAAGAGCAAAGTGATCTGGATATAGGCTTACCAGACCATACTACTGATGATTTTTATTTGAAAACGCTGGAAGTCAACCTTAAAAACCTTATTCAGCAAGTAGAGCCAGACTTTTTGTTTTATCAGTCAGGTGTAGATATTTTGAGTACGGATAAGCTGGGGCGGTTAAAAGTAAGTATCCAGGGGTGTAAGGAGAGAGATAGAATGGTGCTGCAAACAGCTAAGGATAATCAACTACCCATGGTGGTTTCTATGGGCGGTGGGTACTCCGAAGAGATTAAATATATAATCGAAGCCCACGCCAATACCTATAGACTAGCTCAAGAGATTTACTTTTAA
- a CDS encoding ATP-binding cassette domain-containing protein translates to MSEDLLKAIIQLFAIVAKERVTEAERDNIQEFISLHVSQELVGVYLGLFDKLCCEHVGSTKVDLDHVDTETVEFVEDWSRIMAITKEVNKALTSQQKMVLAVKIIELVFADGEISERQGNLIFYIGEALKISRKDMVTVRNFVTAYDLEELSSKDILIIDEGSGEYDLKGPRLVSKNLTGVIAILRLRDIETYFIKYLGISALTLNAIPLKSRKIDIFPTGSTIRGNKIETIYYSDIVGTYLRRQEQSEITFSAEHLFYHFKSGRAGLQNVNISEEGGKLVGIMGASGSGKSTLLNVINGSEKPSSGRVLINGIDIHEQPSAMEGVIGYIPQDDLLIEELTVFQNLYYAARLCFEQYSKEETEALVNKVLANLGLIEIQNLKVGSPLEKTISGGQRKRVNIGLELLREPSVLFVDEPTSGLSSQDSENIMDLLKELSLRGKMVFVVIHQPSSDIFKMFDSLLILDVGGLQIYYGNPVAAVTYFKEIINAANKDQSSCPECGNINAEQIFSIIETKIVNEYGRHTDKRKVSPGQWYQYFRERIKIPKVKQVTHPIKVSQHIPNWWRQFKVYFVRDILSKSEDMQYLAINILQAPLLALFLAYLVRYYATIGKDDASYSFFKNDNIPIYFFMSIIVALFMGLTVSAEEIFRDRKIRKREHFLNLSRSSYLFSKVVILFGISALQTASFVFIGNHILEIHDISFNLWLILFSCSCFANMLGLNISASFNSAVTIYILIPIILIPQLVLSGVVVSFDKFNPQVTTMEGVPVVGDMMASRWAFEASMVAQFKENTFEKEFYDIDKDKANAEYKKLYYIPKLQSELTYVFHNMHRKLSNNNDDLESALALLRNEISNELNELGVDSASLINELTIQEFDSSTFENTDHFLDVLRQLYINRYKKAMTAQDDKVQQLVSTLGSQESFDSLKMMYENEAIMLALKNTNTAYRVIEYDGRLIQKVYPIYFDSYHPKNPLDYRTKFFAPKKPFFGSLIDTVTFNIMMMWFMSIFLFIALYYKLLPRLIKFLSGGGKKRFSK, encoded by the coding sequence ATGAGTGAAGACCTGCTAAAGGCAATTATTCAGCTGTTTGCCATAGTTGCAAAAGAGAGAGTAACAGAAGCTGAGCGAGATAATATTCAAGAATTTATATCCTTACATGTAAGTCAGGAGTTGGTAGGTGTATATCTGGGGCTTTTTGATAAGCTTTGTTGTGAACATGTGGGAAGCACCAAGGTAGATCTTGATCATGTAGATACAGAAACAGTCGAATTTGTTGAGGATTGGTCACGTATTATGGCCATCACTAAAGAGGTGAACAAAGCCTTAACTTCGCAGCAAAAGATGGTGCTGGCGGTAAAAATCATAGAGCTGGTTTTTGCTGATGGAGAGATTTCTGAGCGTCAGGGTAATCTTATATTTTATATCGGGGAGGCGCTAAAGATTTCCCGTAAGGATATGGTAACGGTCCGTAATTTTGTTACGGCCTATGATCTGGAAGAGCTTTCCTCTAAAGATATTCTTATTATAGATGAAGGCTCAGGAGAGTATGACCTGAAAGGGCCACGCCTGGTATCTAAAAACCTGACCGGGGTAATTGCCATTTTAAGGCTGAGAGATATTGAAACCTATTTTATCAAATATCTCGGTATATCCGCACTTACTTTAAACGCCATTCCTTTAAAAAGTAGAAAGATTGATATTTTTCCAACGGGTAGCACTATTCGGGGGAATAAGATTGAAACCATTTATTACAGTGACATAGTAGGAACTTACCTCCGCAGGCAAGAGCAGAGTGAGATTACCTTTAGCGCAGAACACTTATTTTATCACTTTAAGAGTGGTAGAGCGGGGCTTCAAAATGTAAATATATCAGAAGAAGGTGGTAAGCTGGTAGGCATCATGGGAGCCAGTGGCTCTGGCAAGTCTACTTTGCTTAATGTTATCAATGGCTCTGAAAAACCATCTAGCGGCCGGGTGCTGATTAATGGTATTGACATCCATGAGCAGCCATCAGCTATGGAAGGTGTGATCGGCTATATCCCTCAAGATGATCTGCTGATAGAGGAACTCACTGTATTTCAAAACCTCTATTATGCAGCAAGGCTTTGCTTTGAGCAATACTCAAAAGAAGAAACAGAGGCGCTGGTGAATAAAGTGCTGGCTAACCTTGGGCTCATTGAAATTCAGAACCTGAAAGTGGGCTCACCATTAGAAAAAACCATAAGTGGTGGGCAGCGGAAAAGGGTAAATATTGGTTTGGAGTTACTTAGAGAGCCCAGCGTACTATTTGTAGATGAACCGACCTCAGGCTTGTCCAGTCAAGATTCTGAAAATATAATGGACTTGCTCAAAGAGCTATCTTTGAGAGGTAAAATGGTGTTTGTGGTGATCCATCAGCCATCATCAGATATCTTTAAAATGTTTGATAGCCTTTTGATTTTAGACGTAGGTGGGCTGCAAATTTATTATGGTAATCCGGTGGCGGCCGTGACTTATTTTAAAGAAATAATAAACGCGGCTAATAAAGATCAGAGCTCATGTCCTGAATGTGGTAATATAAATGCTGAGCAGATTTTCAGCATAATAGAAACCAAAATAGTAAATGAATATGGGCGACATACTGATAAGAGAAAGGTGTCTCCCGGTCAGTGGTATCAGTATTTCAGAGAGCGTATAAAAATCCCGAAGGTAAAACAGGTAACTCACCCAATTAAAGTATCACAGCATATTCCTAATTGGTGGAGGCAGTTCAAAGTTTACTTTGTCCGTGATATTCTCTCTAAGTCAGAAGATATGCAGTACCTGGCCATTAATATTCTGCAAGCACCATTATTGGCGCTTTTTCTGGCTTACCTGGTAAGGTATTATGCCACTATCGGTAAAGATGATGCCAGCTATTCGTTCTTTAAGAATGATAATATTCCTATCTACTTTTTTATGAGCATTATAGTAGCCTTGTTTATGGGGCTTACGGTAAGTGCTGAAGAAATATTTAGAGATAGGAAAATAAGGAAACGGGAACATTTTCTAAACCTTAGCAGAAGTAGTTATTTGTTCTCTAAAGTGGTAATTCTCTTTGGTATAAGCGCCCTGCAAACCGCTTCATTTGTATTTATAGGCAATCATATTCTGGAAATCCATGATATTAGTTTTAACCTGTGGCTGATCCTTTTCAGCTGTTCTTGCTTTGCTAATATGCTAGGGTTAAATATATCGGCTTCTTTTAACTCAGCTGTTACTATTTACATTCTCATCCCTATCATACTTATTCCTCAGCTGGTGCTCAGTGGAGTGGTGGTAAGTTTTGATAAGTTTAATCCGCAGGTAACTACTATGGAAGGTGTACCTGTAGTGGGTGATATGATGGCCTCGAGATGGGCCTTTGAGGCTTCTATGGTGGCGCAATTCAAAGAGAATACTTTTGAAAAGGAATTTTATGATATAGATAAAGATAAAGCGAATGCTGAATACAAAAAGCTTTATTATATACCCAAGCTGCAGTCAGAGCTGACTTATGTTTTCCATAACATGCACAGGAAGCTAAGTAATAATAACGATGATCTGGAAAGTGCTTTAGCCTTGCTAAGAAATGAAATTTCTAATGAGCTTAATGAACTGGGCGTAGATAGTGCATCATTGATTAATGAACTAACCATTCAGGAGTTTGATTCGTCAACTTTTGAAAATACTGATCATTTTTTAGACGTATTAAGGCAGCTGTATATTAACCGCTATAAAAAGGCCATGACAGCGCAAGATGATAAAGTGCAGCAACTGGTAAGCACGCTCGGCAGTCAGGAATCTTTTGATTCTCTTAAAATGATGTATGAAAATGAAGCCATCATGTTGGCTTTGAAAAATACTAATACTGCTTATAGGGTAATAGAATATGATGGCAGATTAATTCAAAAAGTATATCCTATTTATTTTGATTCTTACCATCCGAAAAATCCATTAGATTACAGAACCAAGTTTTTTGCTCCTAAGAAGCCATTTTTTGGATCCTTAATAGATACCGTGACCTTTAATATTATGATGATGTGGTTCATGAGTATTTTCCTTTTCATAGCTTTGTATTACAAACTTTTGCCTCGCTTAATCAAGTTCCTATCTGGAGGCGGGAAAAAGAGGTTTAGTAAATAA
- a CDS encoding M1 family metallopeptidase yields the protein MAKGIPLKLAQDRKAHISNVVYDLSLDIPVQVTDSILGEEKVFFDLTEKTLVALDFNAKPENIKKVIINDKEVDPVVRNEHVILSDDYLKQGANEIQITFIAGDQSLNRHDEYLYTLFVPDRASTCFPIFDQPDLKAKFNLSLTVPSEWQAVANASVAKTSNKGSKTTYDFNTSPLISTYLFSFAAGKMEKITRHVNGREMNMYHRETDTVKVNRNVDAIFDWHSKALSWLEEYTGQPYPFEKFDFVLIPSFQYGGMEHPGAILYKSNSLLLDESPTLRQQMGQGQLIAHETAHMWFGDMVTMKWFNDVWLKEVFANFMASKIVNPGFPDINHDLQFLMSHYPAAYDVDRSQGTHPIQQPLENLKNAGTVYGSIIYHKAPVVMHMLEDAMGEEAFKNGLRQYLKQFAFDNASWDDLIAIMAKDADFDIDEWNRSWVKEAGMPSVYFYMKSKGKKTISKFDVYTRVGAKNNSKGWKQDLSLMVGNEDSLYFTPAPLLTDPKALDMKGKQEPNYVFTNGGGLGYGYFQLGSQTKGWLLANVDSLQDPVLRAAVWIDLYESMLRAQIAPEALMDRCVKSIVKEKEALIVSYITDVIKDIFWKFYTEEKQQKVAGQLEGIALNMAINTSSENLKSTFFQMLTSITTTSHGEAILRSFWSHDTEVEGLTLSESDYTNLAYGLAVREVDGYQQILEEQLERISNPDRKTKFKFVMPALSADSAVRNDFFKKLKDPKNRENEDWVLTALSYLHHPLRAETSVQYITPSLELLKEVQLTGDIFFPQRWLSTTLGGHSSVAAQDEVNMFLYAHHNYPAHLKNKILQSSDMLFRAVDVKRKYAE from the coding sequence TTGGCAAAGGGTATTCCGCTAAAGCTGGCGCAAGATAGAAAAGCTCATATCAGTAACGTTGTATATGACCTGTCATTAGACATACCTGTTCAGGTCACCGATTCAATATTAGGAGAGGAAAAAGTGTTTTTTGATCTTACCGAAAAAACACTGGTGGCACTGGATTTTAATGCCAAACCAGAAAATATTAAAAAAGTAATTATTAATGATAAGGAAGTAGATCCTGTAGTAAGAAATGAACACGTCATTCTTTCTGATGATTACTTAAAGCAGGGGGCTAACGAAATACAAATCACTTTTATAGCGGGAGATCAGTCTCTAAACCGGCATGATGAATACCTTTATACGCTATTTGTGCCAGACAGAGCTTCTACTTGCTTTCCCATTTTTGATCAACCTGATTTAAAGGCCAAGTTTAATTTATCACTTACCGTACCATCTGAGTGGCAGGCGGTGGCCAATGCTTCAGTAGCCAAAACATCTAACAAGGGCTCTAAAACTACTTATGATTTTAATACTTCGCCGTTAATAAGCACTTATCTTTTTTCTTTTGCAGCTGGTAAAATGGAGAAAATCACCAGGCATGTTAATGGCCGGGAAATGAACATGTACCACCGTGAAACGGATACTGTTAAAGTAAATAGAAACGTAGACGCTATTTTTGACTGGCACAGCAAGGCTTTATCATGGTTGGAAGAATATACCGGGCAACCTTATCCTTTTGAAAAATTCGATTTTGTGCTTATTCCCTCTTTTCAATATGGAGGCATGGAGCATCCTGGCGCTATTTTATATAAGTCTAATTCGTTGTTATTAGATGAATCACCCACGCTCAGACAGCAAATGGGGCAGGGGCAGTTAATAGCACATGAAACCGCTCATATGTGGTTTGGAGACATGGTTACTATGAAGTGGTTTAATGATGTTTGGCTCAAAGAGGTATTTGCCAACTTTATGGCTTCTAAGATTGTAAACCCGGGTTTTCCAGATATCAATCATGATTTGCAATTTTTAATGTCTCACTACCCAGCGGCGTATGATGTAGATCGTAGCCAGGGCACGCACCCTATTCAGCAGCCTTTGGAGAACCTGAAAAATGCAGGAACGGTATATGGTTCTATCATCTATCATAAAGCGCCAGTGGTAATGCATATGCTTGAAGATGCTATGGGAGAGGAAGCCTTTAAAAATGGATTGAGGCAATATTTGAAGCAATTTGCCTTTGATAATGCCAGTTGGGATGATCTGATAGCTATTATGGCTAAAGATGCGGATTTTGATATTGATGAATGGAATAGAAGTTGGGTGAAAGAAGCAGGCATGCCCTCAGTGTATTTTTACATGAAGAGCAAAGGCAAAAAGACCATTAGCAAATTTGATGTCTATACGCGTGTAGGGGCTAAGAATAATTCAAAAGGTTGGAAACAAGACCTGAGCCTGATGGTAGGCAATGAAGATTCTCTATATTTTACACCTGCCCCTTTATTAACTGATCCTAAAGCCTTGGATATGAAGGGGAAACAAGAGCCTAATTATGTCTTTACTAATGGTGGTGGCTTAGGGTATGGTTATTTTCAATTAGGAAGTCAAACCAAAGGATGGCTATTGGCTAATGTAGATTCTCTGCAGGATCCTGTATTGAGAGCGGCCGTTTGGATAGACCTTTATGAAAGCATGCTTAGGGCTCAGATAGCTCCAGAAGCACTAATGGACCGATGTGTTAAAAGTATAGTGAAGGAGAAGGAAGCTTTAATTGTTTCTTATATCACAGATGTTATTAAAGATATTTTTTGGAAGTTCTACACAGAAGAAAAGCAGCAAAAAGTGGCCGGTCAGCTAGAAGGAATTGCATTGAATATGGCTATTAATACCAGTTCGGAGAATTTGAAATCAACCTTCTTTCAGATGCTCACTTCTATAACCACCACGTCTCATGGCGAGGCAATATTAAGAAGCTTTTGGTCTCATGATACTGAGGTGGAAGGGCTTACCCTTTCAGAAAGCGATTATACTAACCTGGCCTATGGCTTAGCAGTGCGTGAGGTAGATGGTTATCAACAAATATTAGAAGAGCAGTTAGAGCGAATTTCTAACCCTGATAGAAAAACCAAATTTAAATTTGTGATGCCTGCTTTATCTGCTGACTCTGCAGTAAGAAATGATTTCTTTAAAAAACTAAAAGATCCGAAAAATAGAGAAAACGAAGACTGGGTGCTTACCGCACTTTCGTATTTGCATCATCCGCTCCGTGCCGAAACTTCAGTACAGTATATAACGCCAAGCCTGGAATTATTGAAAGAAGTACAATTAACAGGCGATATATTCTTTCCGCAAAGATGGCTGAGCACTACATTAGGTGGTCATAGTTCTGTGGCTGCTCAAGATGAGGTAAACATGTTTTTGTACGCGCATCATAACTATCCGGCGCACCTTAAAAATAAGATCTTACAGTCATCTGATATGCTGTTTAGAGCAGTAGATGTGAAGAGAAAGTATGCAGAATAA
- a CDS encoding MFS transporter — MSRIQNTFRALQSPNFRIFITGQAISRIGTWMERTAVSWVVYEMTHSTFMLGLTLFMSQIPSFIFSIYGGIVADRYNRHKVVMITQVASMLQAGLLAALVLLGYAEVWSILAITTILGIINAFDVPARQTLVHQLVDKPEDVSNAVALNSSVVNIARLAGPALSGLILSTLGAGVCFSINALSYLAVILSLLFLKLKPQIIKLKKQSSFNEIKEGLSYLKNHPLLAPLTLYLSVISLLVLPYNTLLPEFAKEVFHGGAATFGYISSCIGCGALVGTIFLASLKDERKQSMVLIANAFLLGVSLIVFAFAKNLNLALFIATISGFSALTQSTICLSIIQTRSDPDMRGRMISLFAMALFGTLPFGSLIIGWLSNLIGSSFTVMVQGIISILIAASFFKVFKNSKDTHHQLAKNGG, encoded by the coding sequence ATGAGCAGAATCCAAAACACTTTTAGAGCCCTACAATCACCGAATTTCAGGATTTTCATTACAGGTCAGGCCATCTCCAGGATAGGCACCTGGATGGAACGTACTGCGGTGAGCTGGGTGGTCTATGAAATGACTCACTCCACTTTTATGCTGGGTCTCACCTTATTTATGTCTCAGATTCCTTCTTTTATATTTTCAATTTATGGTGGCATTGTGGCTGATAGATACAACCGCCATAAAGTAGTTATGATTACGCAAGTAGCCTCTATGCTGCAGGCCGGCCTACTGGCTGCACTTGTACTTCTTGGCTATGCGGAAGTATGGTCTATCTTAGCAATCACCACTATTTTAGGAATTATTAATGCTTTTGACGTACCTGCACGTCAAACGCTAGTACATCAACTGGTAGACAAGCCGGAAGATGTGTCTAATGCCGTAGCACTTAACTCTTCAGTAGTAAACATAGCCAGATTAGCCGGCCCGGCCTTGTCAGGACTAATACTCAGCACATTAGGGGCGGGAGTTTGTTTTTCCATTAATGCACTCAGCTACCTGGCCGTAATTCTATCATTGTTATTTCTGAAGCTTAAACCTCAGATTATAAAACTTAAAAAACAAAGTAGCTTTAACGAGATTAAAGAAGGACTGTCGTACCTTAAAAATCATCCTTTGTTGGCTCCACTCACCTTGTATTTGAGCGTAATAAGCTTACTGGTTTTACCTTACAATACTTTATTGCCTGAGTTCGCTAAAGAAGTATTTCATGGCGGAGCCGCCACTTTTGGCTACATTTCCAGCTGCATAGGTTGTGGTGCTTTAGTAGGCACTATTTTCCTGGCTTCACTGAAAGATGAGAGGAAACAATCCATGGTATTAATAGCCAACGCCTTCTTGCTGGGCGTCAGTCTTATTGTTTTTGCTTTCGCGAAAAATCTGAACCTGGCCTTATTTATTGCCACTATCTCAGGTTTTAGTGCTTTAACACAGTCTACCATTTGCCTTTCTATCATACAAACACGCTCCGATCCTGACATGAGAGGACGCATGATAAGCCTGTTTGCTATGGCATTATTTGGAACACTACCTTTTGGCAGTCTTATTATTGGTTGGCTTTCTAACCTTATAGGCAGTTCTTTTACTGTAATGGTTCAAGGTATAATCTCAATATTAATAGCAGCCTCTTT
- a CDS encoding MarR family winged helix-turn-helix transcriptional regulator encodes MDILVDALTTVISGLHKTIKRSFADSSSFSLTELQTIALINRNEKILPSELAHKTKITTPSMSQILKGMEERGIISRTSCVSDKRKVFISLTKAGKDIVEQARFSRNEALRTLIDARLNANEIKLLEQALPILQKLNA; translated from the coding sequence ATGGATATATTAGTCGATGCACTTACTACGGTGATTTCCGGATTACACAAAACCATCAAGAGATCTTTTGCTGATAGTTCATCATTTTCTTTAACAGAGTTACAGACCATAGCCCTGATTAACCGTAATGAGAAAATATTACCTTCAGAGCTAGCGCATAAAACTAAAATTACCACCCCCAGCATGTCTCAGATTTTAAAAGGAATGGAAGAACGGGGAATTATTAGCCGCACTTCATGTGTCTCTGATAAAAGAAAAGTTTTCATATCACTCACTAAAGCCGGAAAAGATATTGTAGAGCAGGCACGCTTTAGCAGAAATGAAGCTTTGAGAACATTAATAGATGCAAGACTCAATGCCAATGAGATTAAACTACTGGAACAGGCCCTGCCAATACTTCAAAAATTAAATGCTTAA